The sequence CAATCTTCTCTTATCATTTTATTAAAAAGCAATGTCCCAACTGAGCCGGCAATATGATTTCTGCGTTCACTCCAATCTAAACATGGTTTCAAGAAAATTCGTTTTTGTTTTTGTGCTTCTTCTAAATTAATTCCAAAATCTGAAAACCACTTTTTCCCCTCTGGACTTATTTCAAAAGTATTATTCTGATCTACAATTATTTTTTGTTCCAACAAACTATCCGTTAACGCAACGCCAATTTTTCCTGCCAAATGATCATAGCAAGTTCTGCAAAATTTGATTGGCGGATAAATATCTGTTTTATTTTTTGAAGAAACTTCCGGTTTCGGAACTAGACTTGCCATTGCTTCAAGTGCATACGCAACTTCTTTATTTGAAAATCGGTAATATTTATGACGTCCTTGTTTTTCGACACAAAGCAAATTTGCATCGAGAAGTTTCCCTAAATGCATACTAATGTTTTGTGGCGAAGTGTTGACGCTTACTGCCAA comes from Flavobacterium sp. KACC 22761 and encodes:
- a CDS encoding winged helix-turn-helix domain-containing protein, whose translation is MIIEMEDQFIKTASLIGDPTRASILWTLMDGRAFTATELAVSVNTSPQNISMHLGKLLDANLLCVEKQGRHKYYRFSNKEVAYALEAMASLVPKPEVSSKNKTDIYPPIKFCRTCYDHLAGKIGVALTDSLLEQKIIVDQNNTFEISPEGKKWFSDFGINLEEAQKQKRIFLKPCLDWSERRNHIAGSVGTLLFNKMIREDWLRKTENSRAIIVTAKGKKELLRYFKIVV